AAGTCATATTTTAACAGCATGTTagctgtttttaatatttaaacatgATACGCAAACCTTCGTTTTCACCCTAGCTCTGGACTCCACAAATAGTAGGGACAGAACAACCTGATATCACAGGGTCAAGGACTGAACAAATGAGGCCATACTTACTGGagcaaaatgaatttttttattgtacttcagGGCAACAATTCAACAGCTGCAGGAAAACAAAACCAGGTCCAGTCCATGATCTAAGAGGAAGTCAGGAAAGGCTTGGAAGAGAGAGCCAAAGGCCAGCCTGGCAAGGGGACTCCCACATGAGAATTCCTGGGAGAGAGCAGGCCCCAGGCATCAAGGTCATCTTGCCTGCTTCTCTCTAAGTTAATCctggaaacaaaaggaaaaatatttcaaagcccAACTCAGTAAACTGAGGCCTAAGTCAAGTTACTAAACAATGGATGCTCAGAGTTGGAAGGCTGCTACCCAATTATCTAATCAGGAGTTTTCAAATGGTTCTAGGCCCTTTGCCAGGATAGCAGAGACAGTCTTTTAGTTGTCTGTCTGCAGTGAGCCCCAGCACCCTGCTTCTCCACCGTCTGCCCTAGAACCAATGTATCACAGCATAACTGTTTGGTCAGCAACAGCCTTCATCTGCACAGGAGGATATACAACACACCTAGGGAACTGGGGGCCAAGGGATGGAGCAGCAGCAAAGCCACCGACCTTCAAGGTAATAGGGAGGCTTGGGTAAAGGCGTACCAATAATGACCATGGGAGCTCCCAAATGTCTAGACTAAGTAAGATCAACTGTGGGTGGGGGAAAAGAGCATCAGGTAATGAGTGAGATGGAAATTATCATCAGTCCAGTGAATTGAGGGCATAGAGTCAGATTTATTGTGATTTAGAAAATTAAGACAGGCTGATGATTTTGTAACCAAGAATTGGTGGAGTCAATATTTATCCCtaatatatatgtaatgaaaGTCCTTAGCTCATACTATGCTCAATAAGTGGTAGCCAaaatttatcaatattattattattactttaaaagtCTATGGGAAGCCTATGAAAAGGGCAGAACCAGCCTCATTGCTAAGAAAACATGGCAGAAGAGCCAAAGGAGCATGAGAAAGGATTAGTCCAAATATGTGAAGATGATCTCCCCCAGTCTCCTGTGCCCTGTTCTGCCCAGCTCTCTGCCCACTCCCAGCTCCAGCCTGGACTGTTACCTTCACAGGGAGCCAAGGCTTCTCTTGACTGCTTGGACAAGAGGGTAAGGGCCCTGGTTGCAGGATTTGCCAGTGAAGTCATCCATGTCAATAGACCAGATCATGGCTCCTCCCAGGTTTAAATTCTTTAAGAAGTGAACCTATGGGAGACACAGAAGGACACACAGAGATTCGAAGGGTGGCCCCTAAATGCCCAGGACCATATTAGGTTCAGATGAGGGTCTGATCTTAGAATACAGCAGTAGACTAACTGGTTTTCTGGAGTTAGAGACTCCCTGAGGAGTAAGATTGCTCAGGGAGAGAGAGCCACCAGATCAGCATTAGCCACATCTCATTCTGACTTAAGTCACCACACTCAAAGTCTGGCATTCTTGGAGGCTGAGAAAACTCTCCATAATAAGGGAAGAAACTAGGAAGCCCTTAACAAAACAAGTGGCCAGGATTGTCAATTACACTCAAGCCTCCTTTTTGCCCTAACCCTGAAAGGAACACAAATGTCTTACCAAGGTCTAAGAACTGGTAGGCTCAGGAATCTGGAGCCTCCTAGCTAGGTCATCCATGAGAAGGACTGAACAGTTTGTACTGAGATAATTAACAAAGTAGATTACCTATACAGGCACCAATGTCTCCTTtattccctctcccttctccttgcctttctcttctctccactcctcACTGATCAGAATAAACTTACTTGTTCTCAATTCTTTTTTGCATCCTTTCCAACTCTTCTACCTGTACCACAGCTGCTCACGGGTATGACATAGAGTCACTACTAGACTTGAGCTATAGAGGCTGCTGGATCCCATCCTAGAGTCTGGGGCCTCAGAAGTTTCTCTCTTTCAACATAGAGTATTCAGGCATTTTACTACATATCACCATTCCCCACCTAAAGGAGTATCTGCCTGTGGCCCACCTACCTTGGTCTCCATACTCTTCACATCATCATAGCCCACCCACTGGTTCCCCTTGACTGCGTAGGGAACCTGCTGATCCTGGAGCCTCGTGATCTTGGCTCCTTTCAGGAACTGGCAGATCTGGCAGGGGAAAGGGAAACGAGAGGGTCAGTAATGGGTTATTCTTGAAACTTGGTTGGGGTAGACAGGGCAGGCGAGCCACTAGGGACTTGGGCAAAATATCAGAACCTTTATCCCAAGGATCAGACAATGAGAGAAATGACCACATACATCATATGAAGTGGGTGTTCCAAGGTGAACCACTAGGAAGTGTCTGTGCTAAAGTCTCATCAGGAGGAGACACAGCAGctagaaatcagaaaatacttgagttccagaccagactccAGCACCGACCAATAAATCTTCcaatttcttcatttgcaaaatggaaataattataataatgctTTCAACATATCTACCTTACAGTGTTGTTGTTAGGATCAAATGAACTAATCcgcattaaaaaattttttttggaaacagtaaAGTGCTCTACTTCTAAAGTGAAGTATTATCATGACCATCCCCACTATTCCTCATCTTGTAGTATCTCCACTTAAATCTCATTACTCCCCGTCTGTCCCATCCCATTCCCAATATGCCCTGTCCTGGGGCTCCCCTTCTATCATTAGCTACATTCTTTCTGTTAGCATAAGGAAGAGCTCTAAAAAAGATaaatcttcaattaaaaaatgcatttcaacATCACATAGAAAATCCATTTCGGATTACTCTTTTTGGATGAACTACATTCATGCTTACTACAATGAGGGCAGAAAATGGAAGTTGAATATTTAAGCAAATATCAATCTGTCAAAGTTATAATGACCTAGAGTCATTATGAACTGAACGATCAAATCAAACTTTCCATGAGATGGGAAGTGCATATCTAGTGGTTGATATTATAACCCTACCAGGAGATTCTGAGCAAAGACCTCTCTTCTCCCTTATATTAAGAGTGTTATTGCTATCAACCTAGAACTACACAAGGATGGGTCAGCTTCTCTCTCACTTCCTATCTATCAGGTACCCTGAGATTCAATGAGGACTCTCACAATGACCCATGTCCCATTCCTGTTGCCAATTGAATTGACGATGTGTCAATCATTCCTATGTGTAAGATGAAGGGAAAAATTGAGCATTACACTGAATGGGTACCTTGGTACCCATTGGTGCCCATTGGTGCCAAGTCATTCAGCACGGGCCGATGGCATGTCCACACTCACAATGAGAGGTCAGGCTGGGACTCCAAAGATAGACCAGGATATAGaatgatatttttttttctgtacctgATCAAatttctactcatccttcaaggcccagcaTAAACGTGTTCTCTTCCATGGAGGCTTCCCCAGTCACCCATCTCTGATCTCATGTCACTCTACACCATTCATTGGTCATTGAATCCCATATTGTTTTACAATACCTCTctgattttattaaatgttatagTTATCTTGTTTTTGAACTCTTGTTTAACTAGCTATGTCtgtatttcacattctttccaccTTGACAATAACCCCTTTAGAGACAAGGATGGATAATTACTTATTTCTAGCTTTCACAGTACCCAGTGTTTGGGATATGGGAGTGTCCAAAGAGTTTCTGTTGGTTGACCTATTGTTAGATTTATATCTTCCccaatgctttttaaataaattttcccaGATTGGAGGGCAGAGAGGAATGATGGTGTAATTAGCTGAACAATTTTGTTATCCCTATGATCTATCTGACATCTGCACAGAATTTGACACATTTGACCACTCTCTCCTTTTTGAAACACCTACTTCTCTAAGGTCTTTGGCACAGATCTGGGTGGGTTCCTCCTACCCTTCTTGTAGTTCCTTGTCAGTTACCTTaatatgttccccttcctctgcatGTCCCTCAGGTGTAGGAGGTTTTTGGGTTTGTCTGGGGCCTCATTCACTTCTCACTGTATGGTTTGGCTTCAGGTACCAGCTTTATCCTGATATTTTTGAATCTACCTCTCTAGTGCAGACTGGCCTGCTGTGATCCAAACCCATATATTCAACGACTCACAGGTTATCTATATGTCCCACGGGCTCCTCACACTCAGAACATCCAAAACTGATCTCATGAGCAGGACCAATGTCCACTCTGTTCTCCCTCCAGTCTTCCCTATCTCTGTAAATGGCATTGCCATCCACTTAGCTGCTCAAATCAAGAACTTGGGGTAGTCTTCCTTCTTCAATTTCTCATACCCTCCTCTGCCTATCCCCATTCCTGGCTAGCTCCATCTCCTCTTCAGAGTTCAGCTTAtttcacttcctccaggaagcattCCCTGACCCTCTCCCAACCCAGAGTTAGGAGATCCCCTCACATGTTCAGTCTGACCTTTCTCCTTCACAACACTCAGGATGTTTTACTCTGCTGTTAAATTGAAGATGGAACATCTACTCAGACACGGCAGGGAGCTGAGGGTACAGGGGGTTTCCAGGTACCTCATAATAGGCCAGGAAGCCTGAAGACTCTGTGATGGGTCCAGCAGCTCCAGGGCCAGAGGCAGGGGCCCCCACGGTAGTTTCTGCAGAGGCCAGTGTGAAGGAGTGCCCATATGTGGGGATGCCCATGACCACCTTCTCTGAGGGCATTCCCTTACGTATCCAGTACCCCACAGCATATTCCTAGAATGGGAAGAGAGATGGAGGCTCAGAGTGTGGGGAAAGAAAGGTGTCAGACCTTTTTTAGCCTCTATCCCAAACTTCACAGAGGTGACTGCCTGGTTTCTTTTCTACATCCGAGTGTGAACAGACCAGCCCCCCGGACCAGAGTGCTTGTTCTAATGCACATATGCTCTTTAGCAGCAAGAGGCGTACGCAActttttctaatttctgaaaGGAACTAGACAGTGGATCACAAAAGAAATCAGTCAAGAAACCTAGAAAACATGAAATCAAGGTTGTCAccatcttcctttcccttttgagTCAACTCAAAATCCCTGTGGAACTTGTCTACACAATGGCTCACTGTGAATACTGACAAAGGTGGCTGTCAGATTCCTAGTCCATGAGGCCTCACAATGACCTTAGACCCAATGGGACGTGTCAACgtaaagagtcaaactctgtaaaatatttgaagagatttattctgagccaaatatgagtgaagAATGGCCCATGACACTGCTCTCAGGAGATCCTgaggacatgtgcccaaggtggtcagactACAGCTTGATTTCATACATTTCAGGGaaacataagacatcaatcagtaCATGTAAAATGAACATTGGTTCACTCCAGAAACGCAGGACAACTAGAAGCTgcagcttccaggtcacaggtgaATTCAAAGATAttttgattggcaattggttaaaAAAGTTATTATGTAAAGGCCTGGAGtcaatagaaaagaatgtctGGGTTATGATAAGTGGTGcagagaccaaggttttatcatgcagataaagcctccaggtagcaggcttcagaaagactagattgtaaatgtttctcatCAGACTTAGAAAGTCTCTTCTATCAGTCCTAAGGTCTCTGtattgatgttaatgctggtcagctgtgaCGCATGCCTGACACCCAACTTCCCATCATGACCTGAATTAATTTTTCAGATTAACTTTGAATGCTCTTGGTCAAGAGGAAGGATTTGTTCCGATGtttggggggcttagaattttatttttggtttatagacAGATAGGGAGGTAAGAGGCTAATTTTGGCTTTCCTGCTCTCAGAACAAAATAAACGGTTAGAGAAGACAAAGATATGTCTCCTCATCCTTAAAGATAACTGATAGAGAGGAAGGAGTGAAGGAGGCTGATGTGACTTAGCCACATGAAGGCCTAGAAAACCCCAACCAGAAATCATATCTAGCTCTGGACTGATCCATTTTGTGACTTTGAATATGAAGGCCTGGAAACATGCAACACAGATATTTTTTCTCCCAGAATTTTaggaatatatatctatatatatgaaacagcctttgcaaaaattgtaactgagaaaattatgacagtgaacgagatctgacctaactgactccatcttgcttctaacctccaagctgtccttgttcattcctgggtgtaagCCAACTCaatttgggaggaatttagtctCTAggttagctttgaaacaaagatgattaaCAGCCCTTTTTAGAAACAAACTCTCTTCTTGCCTAGAGACCAGTCTGCTTTTGTagaactaacaaattagccataagattagaagttatggtttaggagtcatgcggCCAAAGGCTGCAAGATTCTAAGCCTCCCCAAATTGCAGCTGGGAATAGCATCACCTTtgcaaaacctaagatcagtgcttgagatattttgcagatgtTGCATTCTGATGCACCAGCTGACACTACCCAGACCCAGgaatctggctcaaccagttctgtgATCCCAACCAAGAACAAAAGACAGCGAGAAAAACCCACTTTGAACCCTTATGATTTCATCttcaacctgaccaatcagcacttgCCACTTTCTGAGCCCCCATCCacaaaattatccttaaaaaccctGATCCTTGAATTTCCAGGGAGAccaatttgagtaataataaaattccagTCTCCCATAGAGCTGATTCTGCATGACtttaactctttctctattgcaattctccTATCTTGATAAATCAGTGAGCAAGGAGAACCCATTGGGTGGATATGTTATGTTCCAGAACAACATCaacaacattattttttttttcacttttcatttcccaCCACCAGCAAGTTCACAACACATGACCCTGAAAAGTCAATGGAATCTGCCGAGCTCCTGTTTcatcatctgtgaagtgggagtAACACTTCCTACCCAGCTGACCTCATGGGGTTGTTTTAAAGATAGAATTAAATAGGGAATGtagatggacacaggaaggtaCAAGTTCTGTTCACCTGTGTAGATGCCAAGAAATGTATCAAAGATGGAGAATCCAGAGAAGACAGGGATGGGGGACACTCTGAGCCAGAGACAGAGCTTAGGGCACTTCAGCTATCAGCACTTCTGACATTTTCTAGGTGACATTTTATTGGTGCCTGGTCAAAGCGCTTCTCCTGCACTCACTTGCTCCTGGGGCTACCCAATTCCCTCTTGGGCTCATAGCTCTTCCTCAGTTCAAGATAGAAGTAACTCTAGACATGCCGGACTCTCCCCGGCCCCACCCCCACGGCCAGTACCCCTGCGGTTCCCCTGGCCTACTCACCACATTGTAGTAGGAGCTTGGCCCTCTGTCCTGCCACCCCTTGCTCAGAGGGCTGTTGTGGCCAGTGATAAGGGGCTTTTCCCAAGACCCATGGAAGTCAAAGGACAGGAGGTTGATGAAATCCAGATCTCTAAAGTGCCAAAAGCAATGGGAGAGATTTTGTGACGAGCAGTGGTAGAAACAATTGTAAGTAATTGTTTTGGTTTTGAATGATGCTGCTAGAAGGATTGAAAGTCTCTGTAAAGAAGTTGTTCCTGGCTGAATGATGCAGGCTTAGGACAATgaccttccctctctttctcctcccctcaTCCCTCAAACATGCTGATGCATCATTTGAATGGACCAAATTGGAAGCAGAGGGATGGAAACTTGCTCTGATGTACTCACTTTGCCAGTTTCTCAACTTGATAGCTGTTATCAATCATTTGCCTCCCTGCAGATACGCCTGCAGTCAAGAGAAGCCTTTCCTTGGTGGATTTTGTGAAGTCCTTCTGAAATGCTTCTGCTAACTCctaggaaaaacaaagaaacaaggtGCAATATTCCCCTTCCCAGAGTACAGTGCTAAGCTTCTTGCCTGGAATCTATGAGGTTTCTAGAACCACATTAGATGGAAAAGATCAAccctttcctccccaccccacgtGGGGATGCCTTGTGCCTGTATCTGCTCAGGAAGTTTCCACATTAGGCAGGAGAACCCCAGCCTCACTGTACCCAGGAATAACTATCTTGGTTTCTACCTGATAGATTTTCGAATCTATCTGATAGATCTTCTGTGAGCCTACCTCAGTACTCAGGAAATCCTATGGCTACACCCTCTTTCATATGGATGTTGCTTTATTTTGATGTTCTTCATCAAAAAGAAGAACATCAAAATAAATGCGCAAGGGGGCTCCATTGTTACCGCCTTAAACTAGGAACCGGGGCTTTTCTCTCATTAATGGGAGCTTCAGAAAGGCTGGGGCTGTCAGACTCAATCTCCTCCTTTTTGTCTCCCAATGTGGCtgtggattctggatatcagaGTACTGAG
This portion of the Pongo abelii isolate AG06213 chromosome 1, NHGRI_mPonAbe1-v2.0_pri, whole genome shotgun sequence genome encodes:
- the CHI3L2 gene encoding chitinase-3-like protein 2; this translates as MGATTMDQKSLWAGVVVLLLIQGGSAYKLVCYFTNWSQDRQEPGKFTLENIDPFLCSHLIYSFASIKNNKVIIKDKSEVMLYQTINSLKTKNPKLKILLSIGGYLFGSKGFHPMVDSSTSRLEFVNSVILFLRNHNFDGLDVSWIYPDQKENTHFTVLIHELAEAFQKDFTKSTKERLLLTAGVSAGRQMIDNSYQVEKLAKDLDFINLLSFDFHGSWEKPLITGHNSPLSKGWQDRGPSSYYNVEYAVGYWIRKGMPSEKVVMGIPTYGHSFTLASAETTVGAPASGPGAAGPITESSGFLAYYEICQFLKGAKITRLQDQQVPYAVKGNQWVGYDDVKSMETKVHFLKNLNLGGAMIWSIDMDDFTGKSCNQGPYPLVQAVKRSLGSL